One window of the Bradyrhizobium sp. NP1 genome contains the following:
- a CDS encoding ATP12 family protein, whose translation MRELFEEGLGPSPLDPGEAVRQAARTPQRKRFYTSVEAVEADGGFAVTLDGKPIKTPSGRKVIVPRREIADVIAAEWQAQQDVIDPLTMPMTRLANSVVQGVLDRVDLVADDVAKYLRSDLLFYRAGHPEALVEREARHWDPVLFWAAETLGAHFILAEGIVHVRQPDAAVAAARAAFPDDPWSIAALHVVTTITGSALLAVALKHGMRSPDEVWAAAHVDEDWNGEQWGIDEEVAARRAARLKEFRAAAQLLDLMR comes from the coding sequence ATGCGCGAATTGTTCGAAGAAGGTTTGGGACCTTCGCCCCTCGATCCCGGAGAGGCGGTGCGCCAGGCTGCGCGCACCCCGCAGCGCAAGCGCTTCTACACGAGCGTCGAGGCGGTCGAGGCCGACGGCGGCTTTGCCGTCACGCTCGACGGCAAGCCGATCAAGACGCCGTCGGGCAGGAAGGTCATCGTGCCCCGGCGCGAAATTGCCGACGTGATCGCGGCCGAATGGCAGGCGCAACAGGACGTCATCGATCCCCTCACCATGCCGATGACGCGCCTTGCCAACAGCGTGGTGCAGGGCGTGCTTGACCGCGTCGATCTGGTCGCCGACGACGTCGCGAAATATCTGCGTTCGGACCTGCTGTTCTACCGCGCCGGCCACCCGGAAGCGCTGGTTGAGCGCGAGGCAAGGCACTGGGACCCCGTGCTGTTCTGGGCCGCAGAGACGCTCGGCGCCCATTTCATCCTCGCCGAGGGCATCGTGCATGTGCGCCAGCCGGATGCGGCGGTCGCGGCCGCCCGCGCGGCATTCCCCGACGACCCCTGGTCGATCGCGGCCTTGCATGTCGTGACGACGATCACGGGTTCGGCGCTGCTGGCGGTCGCGCTGAAGCATGGCATGCGCAGTCCCGACGAGGTCTGGGCCGCGGCCCATGTCGACGAGGACTGGAACGGCGAGCAGTGGGGGATCGACGAGGAGGTCGCCGCCCGCCGCGCCGCGCGGCTCAAGGAGTTCCGCGCCGCCGCGCAACTGCTCGACCTGATGCGCTAG
- a CDS encoding EscU/YscU/HrcU family type III secretion system export apparatus switch protein produces the protein MSRETKNPLAVALHYDRTGAPRVVAKGRGTIGEKIMEIARANDIPIEENEVLAGALSNVELGEEIPAELYKAVAEVLVFVLKLSRPAPR, from the coding sequence ATGAGCCGCGAAACCAAAAATCCTTTGGCCGTCGCGCTGCACTATGACCGCACCGGCGCGCCGCGGGTCGTCGCCAAGGGCAGGGGCACGATCGGCGAGAAGATCATGGAGATCGCCAGGGCCAACGACATCCCGATCGAGGAAAACGAGGTGCTGGCGGGCGCGCTCTCCAATGTCGAGCTCGGCGAGGAGATCCCGGCCGAGCTCTACAAGGCGGTCGCCGAGGTGCTGGTCTTCGTGCTCAAGCTGTCGCGGCCGGCGCCGCGCTAG
- a CDS encoding LON peptidase substrate-binding domain-containing protein, whose protein sequence is MRDFRDAKAMAQSLRDALKSKSVSLTHSESLELVAKTLGFHDWNVLSAAIQSSLPAAAASRPVTGAPPATGVPVAPMRDVVFFPQMITPIFVGRDKTRRAIESALANDGRLAVLTQRHMADDDPGFDDLYTIGVTASIISQQAMPNGNLKCKVQCLDRVRVVRPLPGEFLAAEVEPIADVRASDVDAFRLAAQLMEAYRAYARVPQPQALYRYSGEPAVLANLVAQLITDDIDKLQHLLEINDVVACLETVLGWLKERAAA, encoded by the coding sequence ATGCGCGACTTCCGCGATGCCAAGGCCATGGCGCAAAGCTTACGCGATGCGCTCAAGTCAAAATCGGTCTCCCTCACCCACAGCGAAAGCCTCGAACTGGTTGCCAAAACCCTGGGCTTCCACGACTGGAACGTGCTGTCGGCTGCGATCCAGTCAAGCCTGCCAGCGGCCGCGGCTTCGAGGCCAGTGACCGGCGCGCCGCCAGCAACGGGGGTGCCGGTCGCGCCGATGCGCGACGTCGTGTTCTTCCCGCAGATGATCACGCCGATCTTCGTCGGGCGCGACAAGACGCGGCGCGCGATCGAGAGCGCGCTGGCCAATGACGGGCGTCTGGCGGTGCTGACCCAGCGCCACATGGCCGACGACGATCCCGGATTTGACGATCTCTACACGATCGGGGTGACGGCCAGCATCATCAGCCAGCAGGCGATGCCGAACGGCAACCTCAAATGCAAGGTGCAGTGCCTCGACCGTGTCCGGGTGGTGCGGCCGCTCCCCGGCGAATTCCTCGCCGCCGAGGTCGAACCGATTGCCGATGTCAGGGCGTCCGACGTCGATGCCTTCCGGCTCGCGGCGCAGCTCATGGAGGCATATCGCGCCTATGCCAGGGTGCCGCAGCCGCAGGCGCTCTATCGCTATTCCGGCGAGCCGGCGGTGCTGGCGAATCTCGTGGCGCAACTGATCACCGACGACATCGACAAGCTGCAACACCTTCTTGAAATCAACGATGTCGTTGCCTGCCTGGAAACAGTGCTGGGCTGGCTGAAGGAGCGCGCGGCGGCCTAA
- a CDS encoding helix-turn-helix domain-containing protein: MKRRNFAHRPGCAVEATLDLIDGKWKGVILFHLQNGTQRFGELRRLMPGITQRMLTKQLRALEADRLIVRTVYAEVPPRVEYCLSEIGESLRPVIDTLKAWGESHRERLSCAPPSPSIQVPERVA; the protein is encoded by the coding sequence GTGAAACGGCGGAATTTCGCCCATCGTCCGGGCTGTGCGGTGGAAGCAACCCTCGATCTGATCGACGGCAAGTGGAAGGGCGTGATCCTGTTTCACCTGCAGAACGGCACACAACGCTTTGGTGAGTTGCGGCGGCTGATGCCAGGCATTACCCAGCGCATGCTGACCAAGCAGCTCCGCGCGCTGGAGGCGGACCGGCTGATCGTCCGCACTGTCTATGCCGAGGTGCCGCCGCGCGTCGAATATTGTCTGTCCGAGATCGGCGAGAGCCTGCGCCCGGTGATCGATACACTCAAGGCGTGGGGCGAGAGCCACCGGGAAAGGCTATCCTGTGCGCCGCCTTCTCCATCGATTCAGGTGCCGGAACGGGTCGCCTGA
- a CDS encoding DegQ family serine endoprotease: protein MTLVRLFAALFVSAILAQPAAAQDRRVPSSAAELKLSYAPIVQRVQPAVVNVYAAKVVQNRNPLLDDPIFRRFFGVPGQQPEQMQRSLGSGVMVDPAGLVVTNVHVIEGADQVKVSLSDKREFEAEIMLKDPRSDLAVLRLKDVHEKFTTLDLANSDELMVGDVVLAIGNPFGVGQTVTHGIISALARTQVGITDYQFFIQTDAAINPGNSGGALVDMNGRLAGINTAIYSRSGGSQGIGFAIPANMVRVVLASAKSGGKAVKRPWLGARLQAVTPEIAESLGLRSPSGALVASVVPNSPAARAGLKSSDLVVAVDGQTIEDPNAFDYRFATRPLGGTAQIDVQRNGKPAKLTVPLETAPDTGRNEIVLTSRSPFQGAKIANISPAVADELHLDADTEGVVVTELADDSTAANVGFQKGDIILAVNNQKIGKTTDLEKATRESARLWRIVLVRGGQQINVTLGG, encoded by the coding sequence ATGACCCTTGTTCGCCTTTTCGCCGCGCTCTTCGTTTCCGCAATCCTCGCGCAGCCTGCCGCCGCGCAGGACCGCCGCGTGCCGTCGTCGGCCGCGGAGCTGAAGCTCTCCTACGCGCCGATCGTGCAGCGGGTGCAGCCGGCGGTGGTGAACGTCTATGCCGCCAAGGTGGTGCAGAACCGCAACCCGCTGCTCGATGATCCGATCTTCCGCCGCTTCTTCGGCGTGCCTGGCCAGCAGCCCGAGCAGATGCAGCGCTCGCTCGGATCGGGCGTCATGGTCGACCCCGCAGGCCTCGTTGTCACCAACGTCCACGTCATCGAGGGCGCCGACCAGGTCAAGGTGTCCTTGTCCGACAAGCGCGAGTTCGAGGCCGAGATCATGCTGAAGGACCCGCGCTCCGACCTCGCGGTGCTCCGCCTGAAGGACGTGCACGAGAAGTTCACGACGCTCGACCTCGCCAATTCCGACGAGCTGATGGTCGGCGACGTCGTGCTCGCGATCGGCAATCCCTTCGGCGTCGGCCAGACCGTCACGCACGGCATCATCTCGGCACTGGCGCGCACCCAGGTCGGCATCACCGACTACCAGTTCTTCATCCAGACCGACGCCGCGATCAATCCCGGCAATTCCGGCGGCGCCCTGGTCGACATGAACGGCAGGCTCGCCGGCATCAACACCGCGATCTATTCGCGCTCCGGCGGATCGCAGGGCATCGGCTTCGCCATCCCCGCCAACATGGTGCGGGTCGTGCTGGCCTCCGCCAAGAGCGGCGGCAAGGCGGTGAAGCGGCCCTGGCTCGGGGCCCGCCTGCAGGCGGTGACGCCCGAAATCGCCGAGAGCCTCGGCTTGCGCTCGCCCTCCGGCGCGCTGGTCGCAAGCGTGGTGCCGAATAGCCCCGCGGCGCGGGCCGGGCTGAAATCGTCCGATCTCGTCGTGGCCGTCGATGGCCAGACCATCGAGGATCCCAACGCCTTCGACTACCGCTTCGCCACGCGTCCGCTCGGTGGCACGGCGCAGATCGACGTGCAGCGCAACGGCAAGCCGGCGAAACTCACCGTGCCGCTGGAGACCGCGCCCGACACCGGCCGCAATGAAATTGTCCTGACCTCGCGCTCGCCGTTCCAGGGCGCCAAGATCGCCAACATCTCGCCCGCGGTCGCCGACGAGCTGCATCTGGACGCCGACACCGAGGGCGTCGTGGTGACCGAGCTCGCCGATGATTCAACCGCCGCCAATGTCGGCTTCCAGAAGGGCGACATCATCCTCGCCGTCAACAACCAGAAGATCGGCAAGACCACCGACCTCGAGAAGGCGACCCGCGAGAGCGCGCGGCTCTGGCGCATCGTGCTGGTGCGTGGCGGCCAGCAGATCAACGTCACGCTCGGCGGATGA
- a CDS encoding alpha/beta hydrolase — MTLGKSVRAAALILATSAVSVSAQQGPMPDDIAWKLIEIGRTVDPPKTAALYAPLQEKEPYAGVKVERDVKYGAAERNLLDVFTPEAGASARPVLIYIHGGGFVAGNKRNPNSPFYDNVMLWAVKNGFVGVNATYRLAPQFPYPAGAEDLAGVVQWVTQQIGARGGDPARIYLMGQSAGAIHVANYVSHPAFHKVKDGGLAGAIMVSGIYDLTASPVGDAEIAYYGSDPSRYAERSSLPGLLATKIPFMIASAELDPPRFVEQYELMKQAACKRVQGCARAVMLPQHSHMSEVYSINTGDTRLTDEILGFVKGEK, encoded by the coding sequence ATGACACTCGGAAAATCGGTTCGGGCCGCGGCCCTGATCCTGGCGACCTCGGCGGTATCGGTGAGCGCGCAGCAAGGCCCGATGCCGGACGATATCGCCTGGAAGCTGATCGAAATCGGCCGCACGGTCGACCCGCCGAAGACCGCCGCGCTCTACGCGCCGCTGCAGGAAAAGGAGCCCTATGCGGGCGTCAAGGTCGAGCGCGATGTCAAATATGGCGCGGCCGAGCGCAACCTGCTCGATGTCTTCACGCCGGAGGCCGGCGCATCAGCGCGGCCGGTGCTGATCTATATCCACGGCGGCGGCTTTGTCGCCGGCAACAAGCGCAACCCCAACAGCCCGTTCTATGACAATGTGATGCTGTGGGCGGTGAAGAACGGCTTCGTCGGGGTCAACGCCACCTACCGGCTGGCGCCGCAATTCCCCTACCCCGCCGGCGCCGAGGACCTCGCCGGCGTCGTGCAATGGGTGACGCAACAGATCGGCGCGCGCGGCGGCGATCCGGCGCGAATCTATCTGATGGGGCAGTCCGCCGGCGCGATCCATGTCGCCAACTACGTCTCGCATCCCGCATTCCACAAGGTGAAGGACGGAGGCCTGGCCGGCGCGATCATGGTGTCGGGCATCTATGATCTCACCGCGAGCCCGGTCGGCGACGCCGAGATCGCCTATTACGGCTCCGATCCCTCGCGCTACGCCGAGCGTTCCTCGCTTCCCGGCCTCCTGGCCACGAAAATTCCCTTCATGATCGCATCCGCCGAGCTCGATCCGCCGCGCTTCGTCGAGCAGTACGAGCTGATGAAGCAGGCGGCCTGCAAGCGCGTACAGGGCTGCGCGCGAGCCGTGATGCTGCCGCAACACAGTCACATGTCCGAGGTCTATTCGATCAACACCGGGGATACGCGGCTGACCGACGAAATTCTCGGCTTTGTGAAGGGCGAGAAATAG
- a CDS encoding flagellar hook-length control protein FliK yields MALSVNPTLPVIAATPSGAVSGLALQAGTIVNAEVLNTLAENLVQIAIAGLSLDVLTEVPLQAGQKLQLAVSQTDGGIRLSIVPPNASGVTAPSLDSVTLTPNAPLAAPSASPADALSQNLLSPAERVAVAVATQSAAAQQGSQAPLFADLSALVTSTNLPPALQQAAAQVLAQRTDLDESIGGGDIQQAFAKSGLLLEATLASGSVGPGAGVPDLKAALIVLRQALVALDGAQGATTPQPAAPGLAATAGGAATTAPGVAERAPPLAPSSPETELQEILLPQARLPAAVDSAEASLAVRLLPEALLRAAPRTATAGDLLTLLQEALPDGSHANAAQAAALPNVGREDLLLRTSTPPPPFRGSLPSAQPVAAPSIAPDAPLAATTHHLLTETDAALARQTLLQVASLPDRADPQNAPIDPSAPRWHFEIPFATPQGTALAQFEIARDGGASEVEAAKRIWRARFSLDVEPAGPVHALISLTGTRTSVRMWAERPATAAQLRAGASDLSRALSEAELEPGDIVIRDGTPPQLTPARAGHFLDRAS; encoded by the coding sequence ATGGCCCTGTCAGTCAACCCGACGCTTCCTGTCATTGCCGCCACGCCGAGCGGGGCGGTATCCGGGCTTGCGCTGCAGGCCGGCACGATCGTGAATGCCGAGGTGCTCAACACGCTCGCCGAGAACCTGGTGCAGATCGCGATTGCCGGGCTTTCGCTTGATGTGCTGACCGAGGTGCCGCTGCAGGCGGGCCAGAAGCTCCAGCTTGCGGTGTCGCAGACCGACGGCGGCATTCGCCTGTCGATCGTGCCGCCGAACGCGTCGGGTGTCACGGCTCCCTCGCTCGACAGCGTGACGTTGACGCCGAATGCGCCGCTCGCCGCGCCTTCCGCGTCGCCTGCGGATGCGCTTTCCCAGAATCTGCTGAGCCCGGCCGAGCGCGTGGCGGTCGCGGTTGCCACGCAAAGCGCGGCCGCGCAGCAGGGCAGCCAGGCGCCGCTGTTCGCCGATCTCTCGGCGCTCGTCACCTCGACCAATCTGCCGCCGGCGTTGCAGCAGGCGGCAGCGCAAGTGCTGGCGCAGCGCACCGATCTCGATGAGAGCATCGGTGGCGGCGATATCCAGCAGGCCTTTGCGAAATCGGGCCTGCTGCTGGAAGCCACGCTCGCGTCCGGATCGGTTGGCCCCGGCGCCGGCGTGCCCGACCTGAAGGCTGCGCTGATCGTGCTGCGCCAGGCCTTGGTGGCGCTCGACGGCGCGCAGGGCGCCACGACGCCGCAGCCGGCGGCACCGGGCCTTGCCGCCACCGCTGGCGGCGCCGCGACGACGGCGCCAGGCGTTGCCGAGAGAGCACCGCCGCTTGCCCCTTCATCGCCCGAGACCGAGTTGCAGGAGATCCTGCTGCCGCAGGCGCGGCTGCCGGCGGCGGTCGATTCCGCCGAGGCAAGCCTCGCGGTGCGCCTGTTGCCGGAGGCGCTGCTGCGCGCCGCGCCGCGCACGGCGACAGCGGGCGACCTGCTGACGCTGTTGCAGGAAGCGCTGCCGGACGGGTCGCACGCCAATGCAGCGCAGGCGGCCGCACTGCCCAATGTCGGCCGCGAGGATCTGCTCTTGCGCACCAGCACGCCGCCGCCGCCATTTCGTGGCAGCCTGCCGTCGGCGCAGCCGGTGGCCGCGCCGTCGATCGCGCCGGATGCGCCGCTCGCCGCAACCACGCATCATCTCCTGACCGAGACCGACGCAGCACTGGCGCGCCAGACGCTCTTGCAGGTGGCGTCGCTGCCGGATCGCGCCGATCCGCAAAACGCCCCGATCGACCCTTCGGCGCCGCGCTGGCATTTCGAAATTCCCTTCGCAACCCCGCAAGGCACGGCACTGGCGCAGTTCGAGATCGCGCGCGACGGCGGCGCCAGCGAGGTCGAGGCCGCCAAGCGCATCTGGCGCGCACGCTTCTCGCTCGACGTCGAGCCGGCGGGGCCGGTGCACGCGCTGATCTCGCTGACCGGCACCCGCACCTCGGTGCGGATGTGGGCGGAGCGGCCGGCCACTGCCGCGCAACTTCGCGCCGGGGCATCCGACCTCAGCCGGGCCTTGAGCGAGGCCGAGCTTGAGCCCGGCGACATCGTGATCCGCGACGGCACGCCGCCGCAATTGACGCCGGCGCGCGCCGGGCATTTCCTGGATCGTGCGTCATGA
- the blaOXA gene encoding class D beta-lactamase, with the protein MITRRHALGLLAAAGLLPSASRADVIYPKNEIREGLAKHFADAGTQGTFVGYVVEDYTVFASDKDRSGEGKLPASTFKIPNSLIALETGVVEDPDKDVFKWDGVKRPIEAWNKDHTLRSAIAASAVPVYQEIARRIGAERMQKYVDLFEYGNRNIGGGIDQFWLTGDLRIDPVQQVDFVDRLRRGALPISKRSQDLVRDILPVTKVGESVIRAKSGLLGAERGEPSLGWLVGWAEKGSAHTVFALNMDCTEPRLVAARMSVAQACLSDLGAI; encoded by the coding sequence GTGATCACCCGCCGCCATGCGCTTGGCCTGCTTGCGGCCGCCGGCCTCCTGCCGTCCGCAAGCCGTGCCGACGTCATCTATCCCAAGAATGAAATCCGCGAAGGTCTCGCCAAGCACTTCGCCGACGCCGGTACGCAAGGCACCTTCGTCGGCTATGTTGTCGAGGACTACACCGTATTCGCCAGCGACAAGGATCGCTCGGGCGAGGGCAAGCTGCCGGCCTCGACCTTCAAGATCCCGAACTCGCTGATCGCGCTGGAAACCGGCGTGGTCGAGGACCCCGACAAGGACGTCTTCAAGTGGGACGGGGTGAAGCGTCCGATCGAGGCCTGGAACAAGGATCACACGCTGCGCAGCGCGATCGCGGCCTCCGCCGTGCCGGTCTATCAGGAGATCGCGCGCCGCATCGGGGCGGAGCGGATGCAGAAATATGTCGACCTCTTCGAATACGGCAACCGCAACATCGGCGGCGGCATCGACCAGTTCTGGCTGACCGGCGACTTGCGGATCGATCCGGTGCAGCAGGTCGATTTCGTCGACCGGCTGCGCCGCGGTGCGCTGCCGATCTCGAAGCGCAGCCAGGATCTGGTGCGCGACATCCTCCCCGTGACCAAAGTCGGGGAGTCCGTCATCCGCGCCAAGTCCGGCCTGCTCGGGGCCGAGCGCGGCGAGCCCTCGCTCGGCTGGCTGGTGGGCTGGGCGGAGAAGGGCAGCGCACACACCGTGTTCGCGCTCAACATGGACTGCACCGAGCCGCGCCTGGTCGCCGCGCGCATGAGCGTGGCGCAGGCCTGCCTTTCCGATCTCGGCGCGATCTGA
- a CDS encoding RluA family pseudouridine synthase, whose protein sequence is MSRRIKRTSSEPRKQRPKGEQRHRASGGHSGRDERPQHRSAPKGDRPLGNRPGGKPPRFAEPPREKPAAFREEPAKPEPQLPTKVQTVVVTADENNMRVDRFLEARFPGLSFSHIQRIVRKGELRVDGKRVDSKDRLEEGQSVRIPPLKLDAPKAARALSEAESRTLDALKAMTLYEDDDVLVLNKPAGLAVQGGSGTTRHIDQMLEVMRDAKGQKPRLVHRIDKETSGCLLVAKTRFAATHLTGAFRHRSARKIYWALVAGVPKPKQGRISTYLAKEESEEDSIMRIAAHGDEGASHAVTYYAVVEASASKLAWVSLKPVTGRTHQLRAHMAHIDHAIVGDPKYFNKENWQLPGGLQNRLHLLARRIVIPHPRGGVIDVSAPLPPHMLQSWNLLGLEADRFDPIEHAPEE, encoded by the coding sequence ATGAGCCGCCGCATCAAGCGAACATCGTCAGAACCGCGTAAGCAGCGCCCGAAGGGCGAGCAGCGCCATCGCGCCTCCGGCGGACATTCCGGCCGGGATGAACGGCCGCAGCATCGCAGCGCGCCCAAGGGCGACCGACCGCTGGGTAATCGGCCGGGTGGCAAGCCGCCGCGCTTTGCCGAGCCGCCGCGCGAGAAGCCGGCCGCCTTCCGGGAGGAGCCGGCAAAGCCGGAGCCGCAGCTCCCGACCAAGGTGCAGACCGTCGTCGTGACCGCCGACGAGAACAACATGCGCGTCGATCGTTTTCTCGAAGCGCGCTTTCCGGGGCTGTCCTTCTCCCACATCCAGCGCATCGTCCGCAAAGGCGAGCTGCGCGTCGACGGCAAGCGGGTCGACAGCAAGGACCGCCTGGAGGAGGGCCAGAGCGTGCGCATTCCGCCGCTCAAGCTCGACGCGCCCAAGGCCGCGCGCGCGCTGTCGGAAGCCGAGAGCCGGACGCTCGACGCGCTGAAGGCGATGACGCTTTACGAGGACGACGACGTGCTCGTGCTCAACAAGCCCGCCGGGCTTGCGGTGCAGGGCGGCTCCGGCACCACGCGGCATATCGACCAGATGCTCGAGGTGATGCGCGACGCCAAGGGCCAGAAGCCGCGGCTGGTGCATCGCATCGACAAGGAGACCTCCGGCTGCCTTCTGGTGGCAAAAACCCGCTTCGCCGCCACCCATCTCACGGGCGCCTTCCGTCACCGTTCCGCGCGCAAGATCTACTGGGCGCTGGTTGCGGGCGTGCCGAAGCCGAAGCAGGGGCGCATTTCGACCTATCTCGCCAAGGAGGAAAGCGAGGAGGATTCGATCATGCGCATCGCCGCGCATGGCGATGAGGGCGCAAGCCACGCCGTGACCTATTACGCGGTCGTGGAGGCGTCGGCGAGCAAGCTTGCCTGGGTGTCGTTAAAGCCGGTGACGGGACGGACGCATCAACTGCGCGCGCATATGGCGCATATCGATCATGCGATCGTCGGCGACCCCAAATATTTTAATAAGGAGAACTGGCAGCTGCCGGGCGGCCTGCAGAATCGCCTGCATCTGTTGGCTCGCCGGATTGTGATCCCGCATCCGCGCGGTGGCGTGATCGATGTGAGCGCGCCGCTGCCGCCGCACATGCTGCAGTCCTGGAACCTGCTCGGCCTCGAGGCCGACCGCTTCGATCCGATCGAGCACGCGCCTGAAGAATAA
- a CDS encoding replication-associated recombination protein A — protein sequence MSAKRPSSQTTNLFTAAGMEQDAPRPLADRLRPRKLGEVVGQDHILGPDGALTRMLETRTLGSLVFWGPPGTGKTTVARLLADATDLHFEQLSAIFSGVADLKKAFDAARARRETGKGTLLFVDEVHRFNRAQQDSFLPVMEDGTIVLVGATTENPSFELNAALLSRARVLVFHSLDAAALEKLLAHAEEIEGRKLPLDAEARAALVRMADGDGRAALTLAEEVWRAARTEEIFDAAGLQEILQRRAPIYDKSAEGHYNLISALHKSVRGSDPDAALYYLARMLDAGEDPLFLARRVVRMAVEDIGLADPQALVVANAAKEAYDFLGSPEGELAIAQAVIYVATAPKSNAAYAAYGAAMRAAKEGGSLLPPKHILNAPTKLMKQEGYGSGYEYDHDAPDAFSGQDYFPEALGRQAFYDPPDRGFEREIRKRLDYWAKLRRERGRGRDE from the coding sequence ATGAGCGCGAAGCGACCATCATCGCAAACGACGAACCTGTTCACCGCCGCAGGGATGGAGCAGGACGCGCCGCGTCCGCTGGCCGACCGGCTGCGCCCGCGCAAGCTCGGCGAGGTCGTCGGCCAGGACCATATCCTCGGGCCCGACGGCGCGCTGACGCGGATGCTGGAGACGCGCACGCTCGGCTCGCTGGTGTTCTGGGGACCGCCGGGCACCGGCAAGACCACGGTGGCGCGGTTGCTTGCTGATGCCACCGACCTGCATTTCGAGCAGTTGTCTGCGATCTTCTCCGGCGTCGCCGACCTGAAGAAGGCGTTCGATGCCGCGCGCGCCCGTCGCGAAACCGGCAAGGGCACGCTGCTGTTCGTCGACGAGGTGCATCGCTTCAATCGCGCCCAGCAGGATTCCTTCCTGCCCGTGATGGAAGACGGCACCATCGTGCTGGTCGGCGCCACCACCGAAAATCCGTCGTTCGAGCTCAACGCGGCGCTGCTGTCGCGCGCCCGCGTGCTGGTGTTCCATTCGCTTGACGCAGCGGCGCTGGAAAAGCTGCTCGCCCATGCCGAGGAGATCGAGGGCAGGAAGCTGCCGCTCGATGCGGAGGCGCGCGCAGCCCTGGTGCGGATGGCCGATGGCGACGGCCGCGCCGCGCTGACGCTCGCCGAAGAGGTCTGGCGCGCCGCGCGCACGGAGGAGATTTTCGACGCCGCCGGCTTGCAGGAGATCCTGCAGCGTCGCGCGCCGATCTATGACAAGTCCGCCGAGGGCCACTACAACCTGATCTCGGCGCTGCACAAGTCGGTGCGCGGCTCGGACCCGGATGCGGCGCTCTATTATCTCGCGCGCATGCTCGATGCCGGGGAAGACCCGCTGTTCCTGGCGCGCCGCGTGGTGCGGATGGCGGTCGAGGACATCGGCCTTGCCGATCCTCAGGCGCTCGTCGTCGCCAATGCGGCGAAGGAGGCCTACGACTTCCTCGGCTCGCCCGAAGGCGAGCTCGCGATCGCTCAGGCCGTGATCTATGTCGCGACCGCACCGAAGTCCAACGCCGCTTACGCTGCCTATGGCGCGGCAATGCGCGCGGCAAAGGAGGGAGGATCGCTGCTGCCGCCCAAGCACATCCTGAACGCGCCGACCAAGCTGATGAAGCAGGAAGGCTATGGTTCCGGCTACGAATATGACCACGACGCGCCGGATGCGTTCTCCGGCCAGGACTATTTTCCGGAAGCCCTGGGCCGCCAGGCCTTCTACGATCCGCCGGACCGCGGCTTTGAGCGCGAGATCAGGAAGCGGCTCGACTATTGGGCGAAGCTGCGCAGAGAGCGAGGCAGGGGCAGGGACGAATGA
- a CDS encoding tetratricopeptide repeat protein produces the protein MARSAFAETVEVAPGVQVTKRTYAVPLNEQPFFGFAAKTAAQREADDAFVKALLDATGTREKAFDETAKRGWRALGAGRLGEAAQRFNQSFLVAPEQSGVYHGFAAIAQMRFNDVAFAEELFQIARKQPNPLKVLNADYGRLLLIAKRPQDALPVLEQAVKDTPDFGDAWINLGWARFQTGDRAGACAATDEAARQRPSTNASVDLIQLRNGAQCK, from the coding sequence ATGGCGCGCTCCGCCTTCGCTGAGACCGTCGAAGTTGCGCCCGGCGTGCAGGTGACGAAGCGGACCTATGCGGTCCCGCTCAACGAGCAACCCTTCTTCGGCTTTGCCGCCAAGACCGCCGCGCAGCGGGAAGCGGACGACGCGTTCGTCAAGGCGCTGCTCGATGCGACCGGAACGCGCGAAAAGGCCTTCGACGAAACCGCCAAGCGTGGTTGGCGGGCGCTCGGCGCAGGCCGGCTGGGCGAGGCCGCGCAACGGTTCAATCAGTCGTTCCTGGTCGCACCCGAGCAGAGTGGCGTCTACCACGGTTTCGCCGCGATCGCGCAGATGCGCTTCAACGATGTCGCGTTCGCCGAAGAGCTGTTCCAGATCGCGCGCAAGCAGCCCAATCCACTCAAGGTGCTGAATGCCGACTATGGTCGTCTGCTGCTGATCGCCAAGCGTCCGCAGGACGCGCTCCCGGTTCTTGAGCAGGCGGTCAAGGACACGCCGGATTTTGGCGATGCCTGGATCAATCTTGGCTGGGCGCGATTTCAGACGGGAGATCGCGCGGGAGCCTGCGCGGCGACGGACGAAGCGGCCAGACAACGACCGTCGACCAACGCGAGCGTTGATCTCATCCAGTTGAGGAATGGCGCGCAGTGCAAGTGA